In one window of Camelina sativa cultivar DH55 chromosome 15, Cs, whole genome shotgun sequence DNA:
- the LOC104747042 gene encoding thioredoxin F-type, chloroplastic-like, translated as MWRREMEWILSVSDHIVELTPSTQTYQDGKKFEVWPCKVIAPKYKELSEKYQDMVFLKLDCNQDNKRYVRVRGAEDNIVGFRVLYETQR; from the exons atgtgGAGAAGAGAGATGGAGTGGATACTTAGTGTTAGTGATCACATCGTTGAGTTAACACCTTCTACACAAACTTACCAAGACGGCAAAAAGTTTGAG GTGTGGCCTTGCAAAGTGATTGCTCCCAAATACAAAGAGCTATCTGAGAAGTACCAGGATATGGTGTTTCTTAAGCTTGACTGCAACCAAGACAACAAG AGATATGTTCGTGTTCGTGGAGCGGAGGACAACATAGTTGGTTTCCGCGTGCTGTACGAGACACAGAGATAA
- the LOC104748548 gene encoding uncharacterized protein LOC104748548 → MASSLVGPPEIGDTRPITASGPSDPVMDAKVSNVNTSHPMGKITYLAALLKNLPTRPSPPMVSTKVVPTESSPQMGYTENRSATYLSSGNPCLDFFFHVVPSTPKESLEQRLQEAWNHDSLTTLKLICNLRGVRGTGKTDKEGFYTAALWLHGRHPKTLACNLESISTFGYFKDFPEILYRILQGSDIRSIQKSEWLRRKGRVSRSRRARFSLQSSRGRFRRGRGRGRGRGRCYGRGRGIASHVLQIRPVSTRKDRVAYAEKKNLEEKARASLARKQKKGSMGKKAFTRYTNDSDYRFLHERVSDLFANQLRRDVDFLTSGQPNKISLAAKWCPSLDSSFDKATLVCESIARKVFPRELFPEYEGVEEAHYAYRVRDRLRKQVLLPLRKTLQLPEVYMAAGDWGSLPYGRVASVAMKSYKEIFLKHDAERFQQYLNDARTGKTKVAAGAVLPHEIIRELDGGDGGQVAELQWKRMVDDLKTKGSLSNCMAICDVSGSMEGDPIEVSVALGLLISELSEEPWRGKLITFSKNPELHLVTGDDLRSKTEFVRNMQWDMNTDFQKVFDLILEVAVKGKLKPEEMIKRLFVFSDMEFDHASTSLYYRWKSSRLIPSNGWETDYEVIVSKYIEKGYGDAVPEIVFWNLRDSRSTPVLGNKKGVALVSGFSQNMIKVFLEHDGEVIDDPISIMEAAISKDEYKSLVVVD, encoded by the coding sequence ATGGCTTCTTCGTTGGTTGGTCCACCCGAGATCGGAGACACAAGGCCCATCACAGCTTCTGGTCCCAGCGACCCAGTTATGGACGCAAAGGTCTCAAACGTCAACACTTCACATCCTATGGGAAAAATCACGTACCTCGCCGCTCTCCTCAAAAATCTCCCAACTCGTCCCAGCCCACCAATGGTCTCAACTAAAGTAGTTCCAACAGAATCTTCACCGCAGATGGGTTACACCGAGAATAGATCCGCCACGTACCTCTCCTCAGGCAACCCCTGCCTCGACTTCTTCTTCCATGTTGTTCCTTCCACGCCCAAGGAATCTCTAGAGCAGCGGCTACAAGAGGCTTGGAACCACGACTCCTTAACCACTCTCAAGCTTATCTGTAACCTTCGTGGAGTCCGTGGCACTGGAAAAACTGACAAGGAAGGGTTTTACACGGCCGCGTTGTGGCTCCATGGTCGCCATCCCAAAACCCTAGCTTGTAACCTAGAGTCTATCTCCACATTTGGTTACTTTAAAGATTTTCCTGAGATTCTTTACCGGATTCTACAAGGATCTGACATTCGTAGTATCCAGAAGTCGGAATGGCTCCGGAGGAAAGGCCGAGTATCTCGAAGTAGAAGAGCTCGATTCTCTCTCCAGTCCTCGAGAGGTCGTTTCCGTCGTGGgcgtgggcgtggtcgtggaaGGGGTCGATGTTATGGAAGGGGTCGCGGAATAGCTAGCCATGTCCTTCAAATAAGGCCCGTATCCACGAGGAAGGATAGGGTAGCGTACGCAGAAAAGAAGAACCTAGAGGAGAAAGCCAGAGCAAGCTTGGCGCGCAAGCAAAAGAAGGGTTCAATGGGGAAGAAGGCCTTTACAAGATATACTAACGATTCAGACTATAGGTTTCTCCACGAACGTGTCTCTGATCTATTCGCAAATCAACTAAGGAGAGACGTTGATTTTCTGACATCAGGCCAACCAAACAAAATCTCTCTAGCGGCTAAGTGGTGTCCATCGCTTGATTCTTCGTTCGACAAAGCAACTCTTGTGTGCGAGAGCATTGCTAGGAAGGTGTTTCCCCGAGAATTATTCCCGGAATACGAAGGCGTGGAAGAAGCTCACTATGCGTACAGAGTTCGTGATCGGCTAAGGAAACaagttcttcttcctctccggAAGACTCTGCAACTCCCTGAAGTATACATGGCAGCGGGAGACTGGGGATCTCTCCCTTACGGCCGTGTTGCATCAGTGGCGATGAAGTCATACAAGGAGATTTTCTTGAAACACGATGCGGAGAGGTTTCAGCAATATCTTAACGATGCGAGAACGGGGAAAACCAAGGTAGCCGCCGGTGCAGTGTTACCTCACGAGATAATAAGAGAATTAGACGGCGGAGACGGTGGACAAGTCGCTGAGCTGCAATGGAAACGAATGGTTGATGATCTTAAAACGAAAGGTTCTTTGTCGAACTGCATGGCTATTTGTGACGTTTCGGGGTCTATGGAAGGTGATCCAATTGAGGTTTCAGTCGCGCTTGGTTTGCTCATCTCTGAGCTATCAGAAGAGCCATGGAGAGGAAAGCTCATAACGTTCAGCAAAAACCCTGAACTGCATCTGGTGACAGGAGACGATTTGAgatcaaaaacagagtttgtgaGGAATATGCAATGGGATATGAACACTGATTTTCAGAAagtgtttgatttgattcttgaaGTGGCTGTGAAAGGGAAGCTGAAGCCGGAAGAGATGATCAAGAGGCTGTTTGTGTTCAGTGATATGGAGTTTGATCATGCGTCGACTTCGCTATACTATAGATGGAAAAGTTCGCGTCTGATTCCGAGTAATGGATGGGAAACAGATTATGAGGTGATTGTGAGCAAGTACATAGAGAAAGGCTACGGAGATGCTGTGCCGGAGATTGTGTTTTGGAATCTGAGGGATTCAAGGTCAACCCCTGTTCTCGGAAACAAGAAAGGAGTGGCTTTGGTAAGTGGCTTTTCCCAGAATATGATAAAAGTGTTTTTGGAACATGATGGAGAGGTAATTGATGATCCCATATCGATCATGGAGGCTGCTATATCTAAAGATGAATATAAGTCACTTGTTGTAGTTGATTGA